One Nostoc sp. UHCC 0302 DNA window includes the following coding sequences:
- a CDS encoding TIGR00730 family Rossman fold protein: protein MKSICVFCGSSMGIRPAYKEAAETLGKILASRELALVYGGGNIGLMGVVADAAMAAGGKVIGVIPEFLAAHEIAHNGLTQLYVVGSMHDRKTKMADLADAFIALPGGYGTLEEFCEILTWAQLRLHQKPCGLLNVEGYFDPLLKLFDNAVKEEFVKPALRSLVLEASTSEHLLDLFATYQPIVVDKWIEGEVKP from the coding sequence GTGAAATCAATCTGTGTGTTTTGTGGTTCTAGTATGGGTATTCGACCTGCTTACAAGGAAGCAGCAGAGACACTTGGTAAAATTCTAGCCAGTAGAGAATTAGCGCTAGTTTATGGTGGAGGGAATATAGGACTCATGGGGGTTGTGGCAGATGCAGCTATGGCCGCAGGTGGTAAGGTAATTGGAGTGATTCCAGAATTCTTAGCTGCTCATGAAATTGCCCACAATGGCCTTACCCAGCTTTACGTTGTCGGATCTATGCACGATCGCAAAACCAAAATGGCGGATTTGGCTGATGCTTTTATCGCACTTCCTGGTGGATACGGGACTCTAGAGGAGTTTTGTGAAATACTCACCTGGGCGCAGCTAAGACTACACCAAAAACCTTGTGGTCTATTGAATGTAGAAGGATACTTTGACCCATTACTGAAATTATTCGACAATGCGGTGAAAGAAGAATTTGTCAAGCCAGCTCTTCGTTCTCTTGTGTTGGAAGCGTCTACTTCGGAACATTTGCTGGATTTATTTGCTACTTACCAGCCGATTGTAGTTGATAAATGGATTGAGGGAGAAGTAAAACCCTAA
- a CDS encoding Crp/Fnr family transcriptional regulator translates to MVSLYSSLATSPSKNTRQTFTRRSFLPDYENGLWKIEAGFVRTFTYLEDGTTVALGLWGPGDIVGRVLSKLEPHQMECLTKVEATILPLEECPRLTETLLAHIQQAEELMVIRSYKKVDTMLIKLLAWLSKKFGSEVEKGRLIDMRLTHEDLAEMLGSTRVTITRVLGHFEQEGMIDRLSLHRIVLREEDIWYYEI, encoded by the coding sequence ATGGTATCTTTATATTCAAGCTTGGCTACCTCTCCTAGTAAAAATACTAGGCAGACATTTACACGACGGTCATTTCTACCAGATTACGAAAATGGTCTTTGGAAGATTGAAGCGGGATTTGTTAGGACTTTCACCTATCTAGAAGACGGTACGACCGTTGCGCTGGGATTATGGGGGCCTGGAGATATTGTTGGGAGAGTTTTGTCAAAATTAGAACCTCATCAGATGGAATGCCTAACTAAAGTAGAGGCCACTATCTTACCCTTAGAGGAATGTCCTCGACTCACAGAAACTTTACTAGCCCACATCCAACAAGCTGAAGAGTTGATGGTGATTCGCAGTTATAAAAAAGTGGACACCATGCTTATTAAGCTTTTAGCATGGTTATCCAAAAAGTTTGGTTCAGAAGTTGAGAAAGGGCGTTTAATAGATATGCGTCTAACTCATGAAGACCTTGCAGAAATGCTCGGTTCGACTCGCGTCACAATTACTCGTGTTTTGGGGCATTTTGAGCAAGAGGGCATGATAGACCGCCTTTCCCTGCATCGAATTGTGCTACGAGAAGAAGACATTTGGTACTACGAAATTTAG
- a CDS encoding hydantoinase B/oxoprolinase family protein, producing MNTISQPDPVRLEIFKNLFQFIAEQMGIVLQNTAASVNIKERLDFSCAIFDTSGLLVANAPHIPVHLGSMSESVRSLINDKDDTIKPGNVYLSNNPYNGGTHLPDVTAITPVFLESGENNVPPTPNSLFATPLFYVASRGHQADIGGITPGSMPPHSTTVEEEGILFDNFLLVEQGDFQEIPVRKILSNHRYPARNPDQNIADFKAQIAANERGVQELRRMVDQYGLETVKAYMKFVQDNAEESVRKAIDILKDGSFIYEMDSGARIQVKVTIHQENRSATIDFTGTSRQLNTNFNAPKAVTQAAVLYVFRTLVDDNIPLNAGCLNPLKIIVPEGCMLNPTYPAAVVAGNVETSQTIVDALYGALGVMAASQGTMNNFTFGNQRYQYYETICGGSGAGMDFDGTDGVHTHMTNSRLTDPEVLETRYPVLLESFGIRPDSGGKGKHSGGNGVIRRIRFLEPMTANILSGHRFIPPFGLNGGEAGQVGRNWIQRQNGTEENLDSTATVEMKPGDIFVIETPGGGGFGQV from the coding sequence ATGAACACAATATCTCAACCTGACCCTGTTCGCTTAGAAATATTCAAAAACCTCTTTCAATTTATTGCTGAACAAATGGGTATTGTTCTCCAAAATACAGCAGCATCAGTGAATATCAAAGAAAGGCTAGATTTTTCATGTGCTATTTTTGACACTTCTGGATTATTAGTGGCGAATGCTCCCCACATTCCTGTACATTTAGGCTCAATGAGTGAAAGTGTCCGCAGTTTAATTAACGATAAAGACGACACTATAAAACCGGGAAATGTCTATTTATCTAATAATCCTTATAACGGTGGAACTCATCTTCCTGATGTAACCGCAATTACCCCTGTTTTTCTAGAGAGTGGTGAAAATAACGTACCCCCTACTCCCAACTCCCTATTCGCAACTCCCCTGTTTTACGTTGCTTCTCGTGGACATCAAGCCGACATCGGTGGCATTACTCCCGGTTCAATGCCTCCTCACAGTACTACAGTAGAAGAAGAAGGAATTCTGTTTGATAATTTTCTCTTGGTTGAACAGGGAGATTTTCAAGAAATTCCAGTAAGAAAGATATTATCAAATCATCGCTATCCTGCTCGTAATCCAGACCAAAATATAGCCGATTTCAAGGCACAAATTGCAGCTAATGAACGCGGAGTTCAAGAACTGCGTAGAATGGTTGATCAATATGGACTAGAGACAGTTAAAGCTTACATGAAGTTTGTGCAAGACAATGCTGAAGAGTCAGTCAGAAAAGCTATTGATATTCTCAAAGATGGCTCATTTATTTATGAAATGGATAGTGGAGCAAGAATTCAAGTTAAAGTGACAATTCACCAAGAAAATCGCAGTGCTACTATTGATTTTACTGGCACTTCTCGCCAACTAAATACTAATTTCAATGCTCCTAAAGCTGTGACTCAAGCAGCAGTTTTATATGTCTTCCGTACTCTAGTCGATGATAATATTCCCTTGAATGCCGGGTGTCTTAACCCTCTAAAAATTATTGTTCCCGAAGGCTGTATGCTTAACCCAACCTATCCGGCAGCAGTGGTAGCGGGTAATGTAGAGACTTCTCAAACCATTGTCGATGCTTTATATGGCGCTTTGGGTGTGATGGCTGCTTCTCAGGGAACGATGAATAATTTTACTTTTGGTAATCAGCGCTATCAATATTATGAAACTATCTGCGGCGGTTCTGGTGCAGGGATGGATTTTGACGGAACTGATGGTGTTCATACCCACATGACTAACTCCCGCTTGACAGATCCAGAAGTTTTAGAAACCCGTTATCCTGTTCTTTTAGAAAGCTTTGGTATTCGTCCTGATAGTGGTGGCAAAGGAAAACATTCAGGTGGTAATGGTGTTATCCGCCGCATCCGTTTTCTAGAACCCATGACAGCGAATATTCTTTCTGGTCATCGGTTTATTCCTCCCTTTGGGTTAAATGGTGGGGAAGCAGGACAAGTAGGACGCAACTGGATACAACGTCAAAATGGAACCGAAGAGAATTTAGACAGTACTGCAACAGTAGAGATGAAACCTGGGGATATTTTTGTGATAGAAACCCCTGGAGGAGGAGGATTTGGCCAAGTCTAA
- a CDS encoding hydantoinase/oxoprolinase family protein produces the protein MLKVFADRGGTFTDIVAVTNNQTIIDKLLQHPERFLIVPLPQKQWIIVYKLLSESPEQYQDAAIQGIRDILGLSSNEPLSRETIEVVKMGTTVATNALLERNGDRLVLVITKGFKDALQIGYQNRPNIFARQIILPSILYEQVIEVDERYDAQGNELTPVNIQKVKNDLQAVYDIGIQSCAIVFMHSDRYPNHEKQVAQIAQEIGFNQISISHKVSPLMKLVSRGDTTVVDAYLTPILRRYVNQVASQLPGVKLMFMKSDGGLVAAEQFQGKDSILSGPAGGIVGAVQTSKRAGFEFIITFDMGGTSTDVAHFKGEYERQLDSEIAGARMRVPVLAINTIAAGGGSILFFDGSSYRVGPESAGSNPGPACYRRGGPLAVTDANVMLGKIYPQYFPAVFGFEGNLPLDKDIVIQKFTRLAQDIATATGNTCTPEQVAAGFIAIAVENMANAIKKISLQRGYDVTQYVLCCFGGAGGQVACLIADTLGMKKIFLHPYAGVLSAYGMGLADIRAIREGGVEKPLTQALIPQLLQLMQSLEIQARIELSENEASSEEEVVRKVNLKYEGTNSTLTVNFADDVAMMRQEFEVEHKSRYGFIQVEKTLIVESASIEVIQRMDTPEEPLITRTRPLDEPPTPVEVVQIFTGEQWHDTPVYRRENLQPEDTINGSAIIVEKISTIVVEPNWIAKLTDRNHLILQHKD, from the coding sequence ATGCTAAAAGTTTTTGCTGACAGGGGCGGTACATTTACAGATATTGTTGCTGTTACGAATAATCAAACAATCATAGATAAACTTTTACAACATCCTGAACGTTTTTTAATTGTCCCTCTTCCTCAAAAACAATGGATTATAGTCTATAAACTACTTTCAGAAAGCCCTGAACAGTATCAAGATGCAGCCATTCAAGGTATTCGAGATATTTTAGGGCTTTCAAGCAATGAACCTCTTTCTAGAGAAACAATAGAAGTAGTTAAAATGGGAACAACAGTTGCTACAAATGCACTGTTAGAACGAAATGGCGATCGCTTAGTACTTGTGATTACTAAAGGCTTTAAAGATGCCTTACAAATTGGCTACCAAAACCGCCCTAATATTTTTGCTCGGCAGATAATTTTACCATCTATCCTTTATGAACAAGTAATTGAAGTAGATGAACGTTATGATGCTCAGGGGAATGAATTAACTCCAGTAAATATTCAAAAAGTTAAAAATGACTTGCAAGCAGTTTACGATATAGGAATTCAAAGTTGTGCTATTGTTTTCATGCACAGCGATCGCTATCCCAATCATGAAAAACAAGTCGCCCAAATAGCGCAAGAAATTGGCTTTAACCAAATCTCCATCTCCCATAAAGTTAGTCCTTTAATGAAGTTGGTTAGCCGAGGAGATACAACAGTCGTAGATGCTTATTTAACTCCGATTCTGCGTCGCTATGTTAACCAAGTAGCCAGTCAGTTACCTGGAGTTAAGTTAATGTTTATGAAGTCTGACGGTGGGTTAGTTGCAGCCGAACAGTTTCAAGGCAAAGATAGTATTTTAAGTGGCCCGGCTGGGGGTATTGTTGGTGCGGTTCAAACTAGTAAAAGGGCAGGTTTTGAGTTTATTATTACCTTTGATATGGGAGGAACAAGTACAGATGTCGCCCATTTTAAAGGAGAGTATGAACGACAACTAGATTCAGAAATTGCTGGGGCGCGGATGCGAGTTCCCGTATTAGCAATTAATACAATTGCTGCCGGCGGCGGATCAATTCTATTTTTTGATGGTTCTAGTTATCGTGTTGGCCCAGAGTCTGCTGGTTCAAATCCTGGGCCTGCTTGTTATCGACGTGGCGGCCCGTTAGCAGTGACTGATGCTAATGTCATGTTAGGCAAAATCTATCCACAATATTTTCCTGCGGTATTTGGATTTGAGGGGAATTTGCCTTTAGATAAAGATATTGTTATTCAGAAATTTACACGCTTAGCTCAAGACATTGCAACTGCTACAGGAAATACTTGTACCCCCGAACAAGTAGCGGCTGGATTTATAGCGATCGCAGTAGAAAATATGGCGAATGCGATAAAAAAAATCAGTTTGCAACGAGGTTACGATGTCACCCAATATGTACTTTGTTGTTTTGGCGGTGCTGGCGGACAAGTTGCTTGTTTAATTGCCGATACTTTGGGTATGAAAAAGATATTTCTTCATCCTTATGCTGGGGTTCTCTCTGCTTATGGAATGGGATTAGCTGATATCCGGGCTATTAGAGAAGGAGGAGTAGAGAAGCCTTTAACTCAAGCCTTAATCCCGCAACTATTACAGTTAATGCAGTCTTTAGAAATCCAAGCAAGGATTGAATTAAGCGAGAATGAAGCTAGTAGTGAAGAGGAAGTAGTCCGAAAAGTTAACTTAAAATATGAAGGAACTAACTCTACCTTAACTGTTAATTTTGCCGATGATGTGGCAATGATGCGACAAGAATTTGAGGTTGAGCATAAATCTCGCTATGGTTTCATTCAAGTAGAAAAAACTTTAATTGTCGAATCCGCTTCAATAGAAGTTATCCAAAGAATGGATACTCCTGAAGAACCCCTAATTACTCGTACTCGTCCTCTAGATGAACCACCGACGCCTGTGGAAGTAGTGCAGATATTTACTGGTGAACAATGGCATGATACACCCGTTTATCGACGAGAAAATTTACAACCAGAAGATACTATTAATGGCTCGGCAATTATTGTAGAGAAAATTAGCACAATTGTAGTTGAACCTAACTGGATAGCAAAATTAACTGACCGAAATCATTTAATCTTACAGCATAAAGATTAA
- a CDS encoding response regulator, protein MTNNPDDPNPLDVTENFLSLGGLQILVVDDNADSLVLTTYILEGYGAKVTTATSAVEAIEAIKQFKFDIFIFDIAMPEIDGYSLINKVRESPFSENQEVPAIALTALGSEESWNFTLISAFQSYVNKPIDPTALVIEITKLIKSYAFKNSKD, encoded by the coding sequence ATGACAAACAACCCTGATGATCCGAATCCTCTAGATGTTACAGAAAATTTCCTCTCTCTAGGTGGTTTACAGATTCTTGTCGTAGATGATAATGCCGACAGTCTTGTTTTAACTACCTATATTCTTGAAGGTTACGGCGCTAAAGTAACAACAGCTACATCTGCTGTAGAAGCTATTGAGGCAATCAAGCAATTCAAATTTGATATTTTTATTTTTGATATCGCTATGCCAGAAATAGATGGATATTCGTTAATTAACAAAGTTAGAGAGAGTCCATTTTCAGAAAACCAGGAGGTTCCTGCTATTGCTTTAACTGCTTTAGGATCTGAAGAAAGCTGGAACTTTACTCTCATATCTGCTTTTCAAAGTTACGTAAATAAGCCTATAGATCCTACTGCCTTAGTAATAGAAATTACAAAACTTATCAAAAGTTATGCATTCAAAAATAGTAAAGATTAG
- a CDS encoding class II glutamine amidotransferase, with translation MCQLLGMNCNVPTDICFSFEGFSARGGKTDHHSDGWGIAFFEGKGCRMFLDDQASVASPIAELVRSYPIHSTHVIAHIRKATQGEVALHNCHPFRRELWGKYWVFAHNGNLPDFHPENLGFYQAVGNTDSEKAFCMMLETLRASFPEGKPSIKELYPVLRNITSKIALSGIFNYLLSDGEHFFAYCSTRLSYIVRQAPFAAAHLIDQDMTVDFRELTTPSDRVAVIATTPLTDNEVWTPIPLGELLVFQDGLPLKLAY, from the coding sequence ATGTGTCAATTGCTGGGAATGAATTGCAATGTTCCTACGGATATTTGCTTTTCTTTTGAAGGGTTTTCTGCACGGGGAGGAAAAACCGATCATCATAGTGATGGTTGGGGCATTGCTTTCTTTGAAGGGAAAGGATGCCGGATGTTTTTAGATGACCAAGCTTCTGTTGCTTCTCCGATAGCGGAGTTGGTACGAAGCTATCCTATTCACTCAACCCATGTCATAGCCCATATCCGTAAAGCAACTCAGGGTGAAGTTGCCCTACACAACTGTCATCCTTTCCGTCGGGAACTGTGGGGAAAATATTGGGTGTTTGCCCATAACGGCAACTTACCAGACTTTCATCCAGAAAATCTCGGTTTCTACCAAGCTGTGGGTAACACAGACAGTGAAAAAGCATTCTGCATGATGCTAGAAACCTTGCGAGCAAGTTTTCCTGAAGGTAAACCTTCTATAAAGGAGCTGTACCCTGTATTACGGAATATAACTAGTAAAATTGCATTGTCGGGTATTTTTAATTATTTATTGTCAGATGGAGAACACTTTTTCGCTTACTGCTCAACCCGACTCAGTTATATTGTACGGCAAGCGCCTTTTGCAGCAGCTCACTTGATTGACCAAGATATGACGGTAGATTTTCGGGAGTTGACGACTCCTAGTGATCGCGTTGCTGTCATCGCTACTACCCCCCTTACTGACAACGAAGTTTGGACACCAATCCCACTAGGAGAACTGCTAGTATTTCAGGACGGTTTACCCTTGAAATTAGCATATTAA
- a CDS encoding sulfate ABC transporter substrate-binding protein encodes MSSWQRTLERLQAMSYDKLLSIYAEQRIHLFRLNSLKGFVSLFLVGAFLSVAIAACSGGNAGNSASETPAASPVAANKPNVELTLVSFAVTKAAHEAIIPKFVEKWKQDHNQTVTFKQSYGGSGSQTRAVIDGLEADVVHLALAGDTQKIEKAGLIQPGWEKEVPNNGIVSKTVAALITRTGNPKGLKTWQDLAKPGTKLITADPKTSGIARWNFLALWNSVIKTGGDEAKATEFLTKVFTNVPILTKDAREATDTFAKQGQGDALINYENEVILAQQKGEKIEYVVPDVNISIDNPIAVVDKNVDKHGTREVAEGFVKYLYTPEAQQEFVKLGFRPVDETLAQSKEVTDKYPKVKNLATVKDFGGWEVVDKKFFADGGIFDQIQAKIKR; translated from the coding sequence ATGAGTTCGTGGCAACGCACACTAGAAAGATTACAAGCGATGTCTTACGACAAGCTGCTTAGCATCTACGCTGAACAAAGAATACATCTGTTCAGACTAAATTCGCTCAAAGGCTTTGTATCGTTATTTTTGGTAGGAGCCTTTTTGAGTGTGGCGATTGCCGCCTGCTCTGGAGGAAATGCAGGTAATTCTGCCAGTGAAACACCTGCGGCTAGCCCTGTTGCTGCTAACAAGCCAAATGTTGAACTCACACTGGTTTCCTTCGCGGTTACCAAAGCAGCTCACGAAGCCATCATTCCCAAGTTTGTAGAAAAATGGAAGCAAGACCATAACCAAACTGTCACCTTCAAACAAAGCTACGGCGGCTCCGGTTCTCAAACTCGCGCCGTCATTGATGGTTTGGAAGCAGATGTTGTCCACTTGGCATTAGCTGGAGACACTCAAAAGATTGAGAAGGCTGGGCTGATTCAGCCAGGATGGGAAAAAGAAGTCCCCAACAATGGGATTGTCTCCAAAACTGTAGCAGCGCTAATCACTCGCACAGGCAACCCTAAAGGTCTCAAGACTTGGCAAGATTTGGCGAAACCTGGTACAAAACTGATTACCGCTGACCCTAAAACATCAGGCATTGCTCGTTGGAATTTCTTAGCACTTTGGAACTCCGTAATTAAAACTGGTGGAGATGAGGCTAAAGCAACTGAGTTCTTAACTAAGGTTTTCACCAATGTGCCAATCTTGACTAAAGATGCACGGGAAGCGACTGACACATTTGCTAAGCAAGGTCAGGGAGATGCCTTAATCAACTACGAAAACGAAGTTATTTTGGCGCAACAAAAAGGCGAGAAGATTGAGTATGTAGTTCCTGACGTGAACATATCTATTGACAATCCAATCGCAGTGGTAGACAAGAATGTCGATAAGCATGGTACTCGTGAAGTTGCTGAAGGTTTTGTCAAATACCTTTACACGCCAGAAGCCCAGCAGGAGTTTGTTAAGCTCGGATTCCGACCTGTAGATGAGACTTTAGCTCAATCTAAGGAAGTTACAGACAAGTATCCTAAAGTGAAAAATTTGGCTACAGTTAAGGACTTCGGTGGATGGGAAGTAGTTGACAAGAAGTTCTTTGCAGATGGTGGAATTTTTGACCAAATTCAAGCCAAAATCAAACGTTAA
- the cysT gene encoding sulfate ABC transporter permease subunit CysT encodes MTLSSPVEGERKTPVWKNFFSQLLRLPWTWRITLLYLTVMLFLPISAMFLKASTEPPDRFWAIATSPVALATYNVTFVTSIFAALLNGVFGTLIAWVLVRYDFPLKRLIDATVDLPFALPTSVAGLTLATVYSDNGWIGSLLAPLGIKVSFTRTGVAVAMIFISLPFIVRTVQPVLQEMEHEIEEAAWCLGATQWQTFWKVILPPLFPTILTGIALGFSRAVGEYGSTVIISSNTPFKDLIAPVLIFQRLEQYDYSGATVIGVVLLGISLILLLAINFLQAWARRYDSR; translated from the coding sequence ATGACTCTATCTTCTCCTGTGGAAGGTGAACGTAAAACTCCGGTTTGGAAGAACTTCTTCAGTCAGTTGTTGCGGCTTCCTTGGACATGGCGAATTACCCTGCTCTACCTGACGGTAATGTTGTTCCTTCCCATAAGCGCTATGTTCTTGAAAGCGAGTACCGAACCACCTGATAGGTTTTGGGCGATCGCTACTAGTCCAGTGGCTCTGGCAACATATAACGTAACTTTTGTTACATCTATATTCGCAGCTCTCCTGAATGGTGTCTTTGGAACTCTGATTGCTTGGGTTTTAGTTCGCTACGACTTTCCCTTGAAACGGCTAATTGATGCCACAGTAGATTTACCTTTTGCCCTACCAACTTCGGTAGCAGGGCTAACACTGGCAACAGTTTACAGTGATAATGGCTGGATTGGTTCACTATTAGCACCTCTGGGAATTAAAGTATCTTTTACCCGTACAGGAGTAGCGGTAGCAATGATATTTATCTCACTACCTTTTATAGTGAGAACTGTGCAGCCGGTGCTTCAGGAAATGGAACATGAAATTGAAGAAGCGGCTTGGTGTCTGGGTGCTACTCAATGGCAAACCTTCTGGAAAGTAATTTTACCGCCGTTATTTCCCACGATTTTGACTGGTATTGCCTTGGGCTTCTCCCGTGCAGTGGGGGAGTATGGTTCGACTGTAATTATCTCGTCGAATACGCCCTTCAAAGATTTAATCGCACCCGTGTTGATTTTCCAACGCTTGGAGCAGTATGACTATTCTGGTGCAACAGTAATTGGCGTAGTTCTACTGGGAATTTCTTTGATACTGCTACTGGCAATTAATTTCTTACAAGCGTGGGCGAGACGATATGACAGTAGATAA
- the cysW gene encoding sulfate ABC transporter permease subunit CysW has protein sequence MTVDKPSFHSSSGSETNTVQPKKQPKSWVPTLLIGIAIAYLVLVQYLPALNVFIQAFSKGVGPFLSNLTRPAFLHAAWLTFILAVIAVPVNAVFGLCAAWAIARHKFPGRAIVLSIIDLPFSISPIVAGLMIVLLYGRNGWFGPWLQAHDIKIIFAFPGMILATAFVSMPFVAREVIPVLEEFGKDQEEAARILGANDWQVFWRVTLPSIRWGLLYGLILTNARAMGEFGAVSVVSGNIADQTQSLPLFVEDAYKQYETEAAFSAAVLLGLLAVVTLVLKEILERKTRIKEVE, from the coding sequence ATGACAGTAGATAAGCCAAGTTTTCACTCATCATCTGGGTCTGAGACAAATACAGTCCAGCCAAAAAAACAGCCCAAAAGTTGGGTTCCGACACTTTTAATTGGCATAGCAATTGCCTATTTAGTTCTAGTTCAATATTTGCCTGCACTCAACGTCTTTATCCAGGCTTTCAGTAAGGGAGTTGGGCCGTTTTTATCTAACCTGACGCGGCCAGCCTTTCTCCATGCAGCTTGGTTAACATTCATACTGGCTGTAATTGCTGTGCCTGTGAATGCAGTGTTTGGGTTGTGTGCAGCTTGGGCGATCGCTCGTCATAAGTTTCCCGGTCGTGCTATAGTTCTCAGCATTATTGACCTGCCCTTTTCCATCTCACCCATAGTCGCTGGATTGATGATTGTGTTACTCTACGGGCGGAATGGATGGTTTGGCCCTTGGCTACAAGCACATGATATTAAGATTATCTTTGCCTTTCCTGGCATGATACTTGCTACGGCTTTTGTAAGTATGCCGTTTGTGGCTCGCGAAGTTATCCCAGTCTTAGAAGAGTTTGGCAAGGATCAAGAAGAGGCTGCGAGAATTTTGGGAGCAAACGATTGGCAGGTATTTTGGCGGGTTACTCTGCCTAGTATCCGTTGGGGTTTACTTTACGGCTTAATTTTGACCAATGCTAGAGCAATGGGTGAATTCGGAGCAGTTTCAGTAGTATCTGGCAACATTGCTGACCAAACCCAGAGCTTACCACTATTTGTAGAAGATGCCTATAAACAGTATGAAACTGAGGCTGCATTTTCTGCTGCTGTACTGTTAGGGCTGCTAGCAGTAGTCACTTTGGTGCTAAAGGAGATTTTAGAAAGGAAAACCCGCATTAAAGAGGTTGAATAA
- a CDS encoding NIL domain-containing protein, translated as MADDNTLNHKRIRLRIPKDYHQEPVISRLVSDYGLIVNITAAILGANAVGDGWFDLELKGTDSQIQSGLTYLQNLELEVWDDTKKDDW; from the coding sequence ATGGCTGATGACAATACACTTAACCATAAACGGATTCGACTCAGGATTCCCAAAGACTATCATCAGGAACCTGTAATTTCCCGTCTGGTGTCTGACTACGGTCTAATAGTGAACATCACTGCGGCAATTTTAGGAGCCAACGCTGTTGGAGATGGTTGGTTTGACCTTGAGTTAAAAGGCACAGATTCACAAATTCAGAGTGGACTCACCTATCTCCAAAACTTAGAACTGGAAGTTTGGGACGACACTAAGAAAGATGATTGGTAA